The Paenibacillus sophorae genome has a segment encoding these proteins:
- a CDS encoding anti-repressor SinI family protein: MDKSNQGNIGELQTSELDMEWVYLLLKAKKQGLQVDEIRRFFNDRTLKAM; encoded by the coding sequence TTGGACAAGTCCAACCAGGGGAACATCGGAGAGCTGCAGACGTCAGAGCTTGATATGGAATGGGTGTATTTGCTTCTGAAAGCAAAGAAGCAAGGGCTCCAAGTGGATGAGATTCGTCGGTTCTTCAATGACAGGACCCTTAAGGCAATGTAG
- a CDS encoding helix-turn-helix domain-containing protein, whose protein sequence is MPDNIGQHIQHLRLEKGLSLSELAGKADVAKSYLSNVERNIQSNPSIQFIEKIAEALDVPVHVLLYGEISDTQEEPLDSEWFKLVQEAMASGVSKREFKEFLDYQKWRLEQKDQ, encoded by the coding sequence GTGCCAGATAATATAGGACAACACATTCAGCATCTTCGTCTGGAGAAGGGATTATCTTTATCCGAGCTGGCGGGCAAGGCTGATGTGGCCAAATCATACTTAAGCAATGTTGAACGCAACATTCAATCCAACCCCTCTATCCAATTCATTGAAAAAATTGCCGAGGCTCTGGACGTTCCCGTTCACGTTCTTCTCTATGGGGAGATTTCCGATACGCAGGAGGAACCGCTGGATTCCGAATGGTTCAAACTGGTTCAGGAGGCTATGGCTTCGGGCGTCAGTAAACGCGAGTTTAAGGAGTTTCTGGATTACCAGAAATGGCGTCTTGAACAGAAGGACCAGTGA
- a CDS encoding aldo/keto reductase, which yields MKTLPLNKRGIPASRLVLGCMGLGGDWDREAITKEQINEGHEAVEAALSIGVNMFDHADIYTRGKAEQVFGTVLKERPELRERIILQSKCGIKLAEPGESSNVFDFSKSHILSSVDGILSRLGAEYLDILLLHRPDPLMDPEEVGEALHLLKQSGKVRHFGVSNMSEGQIKLLQAYSEEPFIVNQLEMSLEKIYWLDSVVSVNQKAWREQGMPEGTVEHCRLENIQLQAWGPLAQGKYSGRPLDGESETVRSTARLVRTLADEKGTTPEAIVLSWLMAHPATIQPVIGTVNPKRISACEGADKLALTRKEWYDLYVSSRGVPLP from the coding sequence TTGAAAACGTTACCGCTTAACAAGCGCGGAATTCCCGCAAGCCGGCTTGTCCTGGGCTGTATGGGCCTTGGTGGAGACTGGGACCGCGAGGCGATTACCAAAGAGCAGATCAATGAAGGACATGAGGCTGTCGAAGCTGCGCTCTCCATCGGCGTCAACATGTTCGACCATGCCGATATTTACACCCGCGGCAAAGCCGAGCAAGTATTCGGCACCGTCCTTAAAGAACGGCCGGAGCTGCGTGAACGTATCATTCTTCAATCGAAGTGCGGCATTAAGCTGGCCGAACCGGGCGAAAGCTCCAACGTGTTCGATTTCTCCAAGAGCCATATCCTGAGCAGCGTGGACGGCATCCTGTCTCGTCTGGGAGCCGAATACCTTGATATTCTGCTGCTTCACCGGCCCGATCCGCTGATGGACCCTGAAGAGGTGGGCGAAGCGCTTCACCTGCTTAAGCAATCCGGCAAGGTGCGGCATTTCGGCGTCTCCAATATGAGCGAGGGGCAGATCAAGCTGCTTCAGGCATACAGCGAAGAGCCGTTTATCGTCAATCAACTGGAGATGAGCCTTGAGAAGATCTACTGGCTCGATTCGGTTGTAAGCGTCAATCAGAAAGCCTGGAGAGAGCAAGGTATGCCCGAGGGAACGGTCGAGCACTGCAGACTGGAGAATATCCAGCTTCAGGCGTGGGGGCCGCTGGCCCAGGGCAAATACAGCGGTCGCCCGCTGGACGGAGAATCCGAAACGGTCCGCAGCACCGCGCGCCTTGTCCGTACGCTGGCCGATGAGAAAGGGACAACCCCGGAAGCGATTGTCCTCTCCTGGCTGATGGCGCATCCGGCCACGATTCAGCCCGTCATCGGAACGGTAAATCCGAAGCGCATCTCAGCCTGCGAAGGGGCGGACAAGCTTGCACTTACCCGTAAGGAATGGTATGACCTGTACGTCAGCTCCCGGGGCGTGCCGTTACCCTGA
- a CDS encoding PadR family transcriptional regulator, which produces MSMKLAILGLLLERDMHPYEMMLVMKDRAIDQITKLQMGSLYYAVDQLAKNGQIAQIEIIRSSDRPDKTIYRITGSGRALFEQLLLQLFKQNDTLYHPMYLALAFSRHVDPDKIAKLLEERIRETEHQVNLAYQVYEEHVSTVPRAALHLMYGKYEHSLTELKWLKRLYADVRAHKLGDIGKPLDLKE; this is translated from the coding sequence ATGTCAATGAAGCTGGCTATTCTCGGGCTGCTGCTGGAACGGGACATGCATCCCTATGAAATGATGCTGGTGATGAAAGACCGCGCGATCGATCAGATTACGAAGCTGCAAATGGGCTCCCTGTACTACGCCGTCGACCAATTAGCCAAGAACGGACAGATTGCACAGATTGAGATTATCCGCAGCAGCGACCGGCCGGACAAAACCATATACCGGATCACCGGTTCGGGAAGGGCCTTGTTCGAGCAGCTCCTGCTGCAGCTGTTTAAGCAGAACGACACCCTCTATCATCCGATGTACCTCGCGCTCGCCTTCTCGCGGCATGTTGATCCGGACAAGATTGCGAAACTGTTGGAGGAGCGCATCCGGGAGACCGAGCATCAGGTCAATCTCGCTTATCAGGTCTATGAAGAGCATGTTTCCACCGTTCCCCGCGCCGCGCTTCATCTCATGTACGGCAAATATGAGCACAGCCTGACGGAACTGAAATGGCTGAAGCGCCTGTACGCTGACGTACGGGCGCACAAGCTCGGCGATATCGGGAAGCCCTTGGATCTAAAGGAGTAG
- a CDS encoding MDR family MFS transporter — protein sequence MHSKESNLKLVVAGLLLGVLMSAMDNTIVAAALGTIVSDLGGMDKLVWVTSAYMVMVMAGTPVFGKLSDMYGRKRFFMLGLLLFLVGSALCGTAGSITQLSIYRAIQGVGGGALMPIAFTIIFDIFPPEKRGKMTGLFGAVFGISSVLGPLLGAYITDYVGWRWIFYINLPLGVIAFIMIALAYKESVAHSKQRIDWGGAFTLVGAIICLMFALELGGQEYAWGSSAILGLFAGFAVLLITFLLIERRAAEPVITFSMFRNRLFATSALAALFYGSAFIVATVYIPIFVQGVFGGSATNSGLILMPMMIGSVVGAQLGGQLTARASFRNIMLLSTVFFVAGVALLGTLSPDTTRLQVNLFMAVTGFGVGFSFSVLNMSSVHHFDVRQRGSATSTCTFMRSLGMTLGITIFGITQRNLFTDKLSATFGGSAQSSAFGDPRAALTPEARAQIPAPVLEKISAALSSSIAHTFLWALIPAVLGLAAVLLMPKDRLFTRSKAPQPATSKD from the coding sequence ATGCATTCCAAAGAAAGCAACCTGAAGCTGGTCGTTGCCGGTCTGCTCCTTGGCGTCCTGATGTCGGCCATGGACAATACCATCGTCGCGGCGGCTCTGGGAACAATTGTCTCCGACCTCGGAGGGATGGACAAGCTGGTATGGGTAACCTCGGCGTATATGGTCATGGTGATGGCCGGTACTCCCGTCTTCGGCAAGCTGTCCGATATGTACGGACGCAAACGCTTCTTCATGCTCGGACTGCTGCTGTTCCTGGTCGGCTCGGCCCTCTGCGGCACCGCGGGCAGCATTACCCAGCTCAGCATCTACCGAGCGATTCAAGGTGTGGGCGGCGGCGCGCTGATGCCGATCGCGTTCACGATTATATTCGATATCTTTCCGCCGGAGAAGCGCGGCAAGATGACAGGACTGTTCGGCGCGGTCTTCGGCATCTCAAGCGTCCTCGGTCCGCTGCTTGGCGCTTATATCACCGATTATGTCGGCTGGCGCTGGATATTCTACATCAATCTCCCTCTCGGGGTGATCGCCTTTATCATGATCGCTCTGGCCTACAAAGAATCGGTGGCTCACTCCAAGCAGCGGATCGACTGGGGCGGCGCCTTTACGCTGGTCGGCGCTATTATCTGCCTCATGTTCGCTCTGGAGCTGGGCGGGCAGGAATATGCCTGGGGCTCCTCCGCCATTCTTGGCTTGTTCGCGGGCTTTGCGGTGCTGCTGATCACCTTTCTGCTCATTGAGCGGCGTGCGGCCGAACCCGTTATCACATTCAGCATGTTCCGGAACAGGCTGTTCGCGACAAGCGCTCTGGCTGCTCTCTTCTACGGCTCAGCCTTCATTGTGGCAACCGTCTACATCCCAATCTTCGTGCAGGGCGTATTCGGCGGCTCCGCCACGAATTCCGGCCTGATTCTGATGCCGATGATGATCGGTTCGGTCGTCGGCGCCCAGCTTGGCGGCCAGCTGACAGCCCGGGCCAGCTTCCGGAACATCATGCTGCTGTCCACTGTCTTCTTCGTCGCCGGCGTTGCTCTGCTTGGGACCCTGTCGCCGGATACTACCCGCCTGCAGGTCAATCTCTTTATGGCTGTAACCGGATTTGGCGTCGGATTCTCCTTCTCGGTGCTCAACATGTCCTCTGTCCATCATTTTGATGTCCGCCAGCGCGGTTCGGCCACGTCGACTTGCACCTTTATGCGTTCGCTTGGCATGACGCTCGGGATCACCATCTTCGGCATCACCCAGCGCAATTTGTTCACGGACAAACTCAGCGCTACGTTCGGCGGCAGCGCCCAGTCATCCGCCTTCGGCGATCCGCGCGCCGCGCTGACCCCGGAAGCAAGAGCGCAGATTCCGGCTCCCGTGCTTGAGAAAATCTCAGCCGCGCTGTCTTCCTCCATTGCGCATACGTTCCTGTGGGCGCTTATTCCGGCGGTGCTAGGGCTCGCGGCCGTGCTGCTCATGCCGAAGGACCGCCTCTTCACCCGCAGTAAAGCTCCGCAGCCGGCGACCAGCAAGGATTAG
- a CDS encoding diguanylate cyclase — protein MPKWKTLIAKLNLSHLYAIAICLAGLGLFTIYNQGAFIHYTAPTWVWVYALSGAAVVLTFFTFQLPPQGNGLSLDSSVYLACIFVFGPTFSLTVLLVSSVAIFLIERKTIWWKHLINFAIYSIIIASASFSFTALGGVRGPLMDSHLLAYAGGMAIYFVLNTMLIVFYYYVFYNENLYETLKGMMKDTIIAYLSTLVLALVLVILLYHNHIFGLALFLCLSVLLSYAFKQMFAMYRDIEERANRDPRTGLFNHSYFELTLEEEMRKSRSTGSSLSLAMIDIDDFKKYNDHFGHLKGDGLIVFLAELLKKECGSPEMVVSRYGGEEFTLLMPSYDTEQAKSFLDRLRKTLNNSHFEGAEIFPQGCLSFSSGIAGYRSDIHDKSELVDQADQALYYAKKQGKNMVHVYGHQSPQEQDIDFSQDVRDIEQQLNLFMYKDLETFKHSKRVFRYAMDISELLLLDSLSKRQFTLGALIHDIGKLEIPWGILNKKEKLTPEEWEMVKWHVTWGKQMALMGDKFKDLAPYIELHHERYDGKGYPHGFKGEEIPRLCRMLTIIDSFDAMTTERPYQPTKSVEEAIVELRACAGSQFDPELTEFFISYIESRQLRTKEAAV, from the coding sequence TTGCCAAAGTGGAAAACGCTCATAGCCAAGCTGAACCTGAGTCACCTTTACGCAATTGCCATTTGTCTGGCGGGACTCGGTCTGTTCACGATATATAATCAGGGCGCTTTTATTCACTATACTGCTCCAACCTGGGTATGGGTGTATGCGCTATCCGGAGCGGCTGTCGTACTGACTTTCTTTACATTCCAGCTTCCTCCGCAGGGCAACGGGTTATCCCTCGACTCCTCCGTTTATCTGGCCTGTATTTTCGTGTTTGGCCCCACGTTCAGCTTAACCGTCCTTCTAGTCTCGTCCGTGGCTATTTTCCTGATTGAACGCAAGACCATCTGGTGGAAGCATCTAATCAACTTTGCCATATACTCAATCATTATCGCCTCGGCGTCTTTCTCCTTTACCGCGCTGGGCGGCGTACGGGGACCGCTCATGGACAGCCATCTGCTGGCGTATGCCGGAGGCATGGCGATATATTTCGTGCTGAATACGATGCTGATCGTCTTTTACTACTATGTCTTCTATAATGAGAATCTGTACGAAACGCTAAAAGGAATGATGAAGGATACGATCATTGCCTACCTCAGCACGCTGGTGCTGGCGCTGGTGCTGGTCATCCTTTTATATCATAATCATATTTTCGGGCTGGCCTTGTTTCTCTGTCTCAGCGTTTTGCTGTCTTATGCGTTCAAGCAGATGTTCGCGATGTACCGGGACATCGAAGAACGTGCGAACCGGGACCCGCGGACAGGTCTGTTCAATCACAGCTATTTCGAGCTGACGCTGGAAGAGGAAATGCGCAAGTCCAGAAGCACGGGCTCCTCGTTGTCGCTGGCCATGATCGATATCGACGATTTCAAGAAATATAATGACCACTTCGGCCATCTCAAGGGTGACGGGCTGATCGTTTTTTTGGCGGAATTGCTGAAAAAGGAATGCGGCAGCCCAGAAATGGTCGTCTCCCGCTACGGTGGGGAAGAATTTACACTCCTGATGCCTTCATACGACACCGAACAGGCTAAAAGCTTTCTCGACCGTCTGCGCAAAACGCTGAACAACTCCCATTTTGAAGGGGCGGAGATCTTCCCTCAGGGCTGTCTGTCCTTTTCTTCAGGAATCGCGGGCTACCGCAGCGACATTCATGACAAATCGGAGCTTGTAGATCAGGCCGACCAGGCATTGTACTACGCCAAGAAGCAGGGCAAGAATATGGTCCATGTCTACGGCCACCAATCGCCGCAAGAGCAGGATATCGATTTCAGCCAGGACGTACGTGATATTGAGCAGCAGCTTAACCTGTTCATGTACAAGGACCTGGAAACTTTTAAGCATTCCAAACGGGTATTCCGGTACGCGATGGACATCAGCGAGCTGCTCTTGCTGGACAGCCTGTCCAAACGCCAGTTCACGCTGGGAGCGCTAATCCATGATATCGGCAAGCTCGAAATTCCCTGGGGCATACTAAATAAGAAGGAGAAACTCACGCCCGAGGAATGGGAAATGGTGAAATGGCATGTGACCTGGGGCAAGCAAATGGCGCTTATGGGCGATAAGTTTAAGGATTTGGCCCCCTACATCGAACTGCACCACGAAAGGTACGATGGCAAAGGCTATCCGCACGGCTTTAAGGGCGAGGAAATTCCAAGGCTGTGCCGGATGCTGACCATTATCGATTCCTTTGACGCGATGACGACGGAACGTCCCTACCAGCCGACCAAATCCGTGGAAGAGGCGATTGTCGAGCTCAGGGCGTGTGCGGGCAGCCAATTCGATCCGGAGCTTACAGAGTTCTTCATCAGCTATATCGAATCCAGACAGCTGCGCACCAAGGAAGCCGCGGTATAG
- a CDS encoding DUF5317 domain-containing protein, which produces MVYDGIVLGLVVGLLRGGFRYGLTQFGSLRIRGGLWFPLLLLLQFVVFELNDRSSAFAASSGIVFAAVYVAGLYILWLNRSTPGFLFIFAGVFLNFLVMAVNGGKMPVSLEAAKVLDPYYVHLLQSGAVVTKHFLMDSATRLSFLGDIIPLSKPYPRTQVISVGDIVMNVGIFLYLQHILVPDRRQIPTQEMEAKQS; this is translated from the coding sequence ATGGTCTACGACGGTATTGTGCTCGGTTTGGTGGTCGGTCTGCTCCGGGGCGGATTTCGCTACGGCCTGACACAGTTTGGCAGCCTGCGAATTAGAGGCGGCTTATGGTTTCCCCTGCTTTTATTGCTGCAGTTTGTCGTGTTTGAACTGAATGACCGGTCATCTGCCTTTGCTGCGTCCAGCGGTATCGTTTTTGCCGCCGTGTACGTGGCAGGGCTTTACATCCTGTGGTTGAACCGGAGCACTCCGGGCTTCTTGTTTATTTTTGCCGGAGTCTTTCTGAACTTTCTCGTCATGGCCGTCAATGGCGGCAAGATGCCTGTCTCGCTGGAGGCGGCAAAGGTCTTGGACCCTTATTACGTACATCTTCTGCAATCGGGAGCCGTTGTTACGAAGCATTTTCTGATGGACTCCGCAACCAGGCTGTCGTTCCTTGGGGATATTATCCCGCTGTCCAAGCCTTATCCGCGCACCCAGGTCATCAGCGTTGGCGATATTGTAATGAATGTAGGGATTTTCCTCTACCTTCAGCACATCCTTGTTCCAGACAGAAGACAGATTCCGACACAGGAGATGGAAGCCAAGCAGTCTTGA
- a CDS encoding metal-sensitive transcriptional regulator produces the protein MTAHEKHDEGLDHRSCGSDCHSSEERKSHHTQEFKNGLTTRLNRIEGQIRGIKGMIERDTYCDDVLTQLAAVQSALGGVGKLLLEGHMKSCIIERIEAGEHEVIDELLITVGRLMK, from the coding sequence ATGACGGCACATGAGAAGCATGATGAAGGGCTTGACCATCGGTCCTGCGGCAGCGATTGCCATTCTTCCGAAGAACGCAAAAGTCACCATACCCAGGAATTCAAGAACGGGCTGACGACCCGGCTTAACCGCATAGAAGGGCAGATTCGGGGCATCAAAGGCATGATCGAGCGCGACACCTACTGCGATGATGTTCTCACCCAGCTTGCGGCGGTCCAGTCGGCGCTTGGCGGCGTCGGAAAGCTGCTGCTTGAGGGCCATATGAAGAGCTGTATTATTGAAAGGATCGAAGCTGGAGAACATGAGGTTATTGACGAACTGCTGATTACGGTCGGCAGATTAATGAAATAA
- a CDS encoding cation transporter yields the protein MANVVLNVEGMSCGHCVSSVEKAVSNLGASATVDLASKTVAVDYDDSKLSLGAIKEAIEEQGYDVVQ from the coding sequence ATGGCGAACGTTGTATTGAATGTAGAGGGAATGTCCTGCGGACATTGCGTAAGCTCAGTGGAGAAAGCGGTAAGCAATCTGGGGGCGTCCGCAACAGTGGATCTGGCATCCAAGACGGTAGCGGTAGATTATGACGACAGCAAGCTCAGCCTGGGAGCCATTAAGGAAGCGATTGAAGAACAGGGCTATGACGTAGTTCAATAA